The sequence ACGAGGCAGCCGACCCGCGGGTGTCCCATGGCCGTGGTCAGCAGCCCGGCCGCGGTGGCGATGAGCACGGCGAGCATCGGCCACTGGCGGGCGGGCGTGGACACCGCCCCGGGGACGGCACGGCCGCTGCCCTCGGGCCGGGCGGTGTCCCGGGTGACGGAGGGAAAGCGGCGGGACTTGGCCGAGCCCGTAGCGAGTGCCCGCTCGGACGCGGCGGGCCCGGCCGGCCCGGTCCCGGCGGGCGCGGAGGCGGCAGGCTGGGCCGCGGCCCTGGCGGGCCCGGGCGCGGCGGGCCCGGGCGCGGACGGCTCCGACCCGGCGGACCCCTCCGCGGGCCCGCGGGCCGGCTCCGGCGTGGAGCCCGCCGCGGGCTCCGCGCCGGGCTCAGCCCGCACTGCCGGCCCGTTCCGCCGCCTCGACCACGTTGACCAGCAGCTGAGCGCGGGTCATCGGGCCGACGCCGCCGGGGTTCGGGGAGATCCAGGCCGCCACCTCGGCCACGCCGGGGTGCACATCGCCGACGATCTTGCCCTGCTCGTCGCGGCTGACGCCCACGTCGAGCACGGCCGCGCCCGGCTTCACGTCCTCCGGCTTGACCAGGTGCGGGACACCGGCCGCCGCGACGACGATGTCCGCCTGGCGCAGCAGCCCGGAGAGGTCGCGCGTACCGGTGTGGCAGAGCGTGACCGTGGCGTTCTCGGACTTGCGGGTCAGCAGCAGTCCGATGGAGCGCCCGACGGTGATGCCGCGGCCGAGGACGACGACGTGCGCGCCGTTGATCTCGACGCCGTGGTGACGCAGCAGTTCGACGATCCCGTACGGGGTGCAGGGCAGCGGACCCGGCTCGTTCAGCACGAGGCGGCCGAGGGACATGGGGTGCAGGCCGTCGGCGTCCTTGAGCGGATCCATCAGCTCCAGGACCCGGTTGGTGTCGATGCCCTTGGGGAGCGGGAGTTGGACGATGTAGCCCGTGCACTCCGGGTTGGCGTTGAGTTCGCGGACGACCGCCTCGATGTCCTCCTGGGAGGCCGTCGCGGGCAGTTCGCGCTGGATGGAGGCGATGCCGACCTCGGCACAGTCCTTGTGCTTGCCGTTGACGTACCAGCGGCTGCCCGGGTCGTCACCGACCAGCAGGGTGCCGAGGCCGGGGGTGACACCCCGTGCCTTCAGGGCCGCCACGCGGGCGGACAGT comes from Streptomyces sp. NBC_01408 and encodes:
- a CDS encoding bifunctional methylenetetrahydrofolate dehydrogenase/methenyltetrahydrofolate cyclohydrolase, translating into MTAQILDGKATAAAIKSELSARVAALKARGVTPGLGTLLVGDDPGSRWYVNGKHKDCAEVGIASIQRELPATASQEDIEAVVRELNANPECTGYIVQLPLPKGIDTNRVLELMDPLKDADGLHPMSLGRLVLNEPGPLPCTPYGIVELLRHHGVEINGAHVVVLGRGITVGRSIGLLLTRKSENATVTLCHTGTRDLSGLLRQADIVVAAAGVPHLVKPEDVKPGAAVLDVGVSRDEQGKIVGDVHPGVAEVAAWISPNPGGVGPMTRAQLLVNVVEAAERAGSAG
- a CDS encoding DUF3017 domain-containing protein; this encodes MRAEPGAEPAAGSTPEPARGPAEGSAGSEPSAPGPAAPGPARAAAQPAASAPAGTGPAGPAASERALATGSAKSRRFPSVTRDTARPEGSGRAVPGAVSTPARQWPMLAVLIATAAGLLTTAMGHPRVGCLVIGVALIVASVLRRLLPSVGMLAVRSRFTDMVTYGLLGVAITLLALVMEPKPLLEVPFLESAVRFTVR